One genomic region from Quercus robur chromosome 4, dhQueRobu3.1, whole genome shotgun sequence encodes:
- the LOC126722048 gene encoding F-box/kelch-repeat protein At3g23880-like has translation MSQMREPLILRCKNNHLPYDIVLNILGRLPVKSVARFRCVCKSWDSSITTPYFISTHLNHNNKDPYEDGNGYIIHMASWKARRVISFSTSMSSPSPPSLPPKTSICTVAYGHTFDKISEIEIPFDFSSNCTQMVGSCNGLLCLADSNNVIYLWNPNIRKFKKLPHTCLGNLNNVTLGFAYCSENNDYKVVMTSHSFLSTYEIGIYTLSSDSWRRVEISETTNVTFCKGMLSPIPLVSGALHWMPYVKDEAIMAFDVNSEKFRKLAVPDVSIYEPPLQRTCIASFRGKLAFIGRSGFQYSIWVMRDYGVVESWNELFVVPFERVACWICLTDYGSLMVGYENDPLERQGLTYALIDTETLEEKKDLDIQHPSYVATFMESLVLLDRTNVESY, from the coding sequence ATGTCCCAAATGAGAGAACCACTGATTCTTCGATGCAAGAATAACCATCTCCCGTACGACATTGTACTGAACATTTTGGGAAGACTACCTGTGAAATCAGTGGCAAGATTCAGGTGTGTTTGCAAATCCTGGGACTCCTCAATCACCACTCCCTATTTCATCTCCACCCACCTTAATCACAACAACAAAGATCCCTATGAAGATGGGAATGGTTATATCATACACATGGCGTCATGGAAAGCACGTCGTGTGATATCTTTTTCTACTTCAATGtcttctccttctcctccttctctCCCCCCTAAAACATCAATATGTACAGTTGCTTACGGCCACACATTTGATAAGATTTCTGAGATTGAAattccttttgatttttcttctaattGTACTCAAATGGTTGGTTCATGCAATGGCTTATTGTGTCTCGCTGATTCCAATAATGTTATATATTTGTGGAACCCCAAcattagaaaattcaagaagTTGCCTCATACTTGCTTGGGAAACTTAAACAATGTTACACTTGGATTTGCTTACTGTTCAGAAAATAATGACTATAAGGTTGTCATGACTTCACATAGCTTTTTGTCTACATATGAGATTGGGATATACACATTAAGTTCAGATTCATGGAGAAGGGTTGAAATTTCGGAGACAACAAATGTAACCTTCTGTAAAGGTATGCTTTCTCCAATCCCTTTGGTTAGTGGAGCTTTGCACTGGATGCCATATGTTAAAGATGAAGCTATTATGGCATTTGATGTCAATAGTGAGAAATTCAGAAAGCTAGCAGTGCCTGATGTTTCTATATATGAACCACCTCTTCAAAGAACATGTATTGCATCATTTAGAGGGAAACTGGCTTTCATTGGACGATCTGGCTTCCAATACTCCATATGGGTGATGAGAGACTATGGTGTGGTTGAGTCTTGGAATGAACTTTTTGTTGTACCATTTGAAAGGGTAGCTTGTTGGATTTGCTTGACCGATTATGGTTCACTTATGGTTGGCTACGAAAATGATCCATTAGAGAGGCAGGGATTGACATATGCATTAATTGACACTGAAACTCTGGAAGAGAAGAAAGATCTGGATATTCAACATCCTTCATATGTAGCCACTTTCATGGAGAGCCTCGTTTTACTTGACAGAACAAATGTGGAATCCTATTAA
- the LOC126722049 gene encoding F-box/kelch-repeat protein At3g06240-like has translation MSQMREPRPQLPILRLRNNHIPYDIILNILGSVPVKPVIRFRCVSEFLDSLITTTPYFISAHLNHNNNNNNNKDSHDNGYVIRMPSVDIYSSSNTNRLNSIGSCNGLLCFITYANVIYLWNPSIRKFKMLPDTCLGKLQSVILGFAYHSENDDYKVVRISCLSSATHEIEVYTLSLDSWRKLGITFTTNTMFYDYSFLSSFPLVSGALHWMARSIEEKEQSFDIIMAFDVNTEKFRKLALPDGLKDAYYSKTYLALFEEKLAFITSESGEQPGFRYSIWVMMEYGVVESWNKLFVVPFERAAYCIAFTEYGSLLTFWCIHSPVEKKKYKFHLINAKTLQQKKDLDIQYPSFVATYMESLVLLDGPNTLSY, from the exons ATGTCTCAAATGAGAGAACCACGTCCACAATTACCGATTCTCCGACTGAGGAATAACCATATTCCGTACGACATCATACTCAACATCCTGGGAAGTGTACCGGTGAAACCAGTGATAAGATTTAGGTGCGTTTCCGAATTCTTGGATTCCTTAATCACCACTACTCCCTATTTCATCTCAGCCCACCTtaatcacaacaacaacaacaacaacaacaaagattCCCATGATAATGGTTATGTAATACGCATGCCATCAGTAGACATTTACTCTTCTTCCAACACTAACAGACTT AATAGTATAGGTTCGTGCAATGGCCTATTGTGTTTCATCACTTACGCTAATGTTATATATCTGTGGAATCCTAGtattagaaaattcaagatGTTGCCTGATACTTGCTTAGGAAAGTTACAGTCTGTTATACTCGGATTTGCATATCATTCCGAGAATGATGACTACAAGGTTGTAAGGATTTCATGTTTGTCTTCAGCTACACATGAGATTGAGGTGTATACATTAAGTTTGGATTCATGGAGAAAGCTTGGAATCACGTTCACAACCAATACTATGTTCTATGATTATAGTTTTCTTTCGTCATTCCCATTGGTTAGTGGAGCTTTGCACTGGATGGCACGTAGCATAGAAGAGAAAGAGCAGAGCTTTGATATAATTATGGCATTTGATGTAAATACTGAGAAATTCAGAAAACTAGCACTGCCCGATGGTTTGAAGGATGCGTACTACTCTAAAACATATCTTGCATTATTCGAGGAAAAACTGGCTTTCATTACTTCTGAGAGTGGTGAACAACCTGGCTTCCGATACTCCATATGGGTGATGATGGAGTATGGTGTGGTTGAGTCTTGGAATAAACTTTTTGTTGTACCATTTGAAAGAGCAGCTTATTGTATCGCCTTTACCGAGTATGGTTCACTTCTGACATTTTGGTGCATCCATAGTCcagtagagaagaagaaatataaGTTTCATTTGATTAACGCCAAAACACTACAGCAGAAGAAGGATCTTGATATCCAATATCCTTCATTTGTAGCTACTTACATGGAGAGCCTTGTTTTACTTGATGGACCAAACACGTTGTCATATTAA